The genomic interval CGGGGCTACGAGACGCCACCATTcacctgccccaccccccaaccctcTCACTGTGCAGTGCCACTGCAACAATCTATTTACTTAAGTAGCATAGTTTTATCATCCTCTGCCTCCCGACCGCCGCCTAgtcctctctctcgctcataCACACGTGCATGTTTACCACACATCTCCCTCTCCAAGAATGGCAAAGAGGACCTCACGCAGACTCAGCGGCTTACCGTGCCTGGGGGAGTGAGCGGGGGACTGCACAGTGTCTCCCTGACTGATGATGAACCCCCGGCAGGGCAAACGGGGCCTCTTGTTTATATTTATCTGCAACACCCCCCCTGTGCGTAGCACACAAGTGGCAGAGTCACCGCCCGATTGTCCCGCTGCGGGAGTCACCTATGGCGTTGGCACGGCGACTGAGACTACTGCTGCTTTGTAAAACCAACACGCGCTTTATTTTTTGCCCCCGCTACGGAGCTTGGgagtatatttttgttttcctgttGTTATTCCTTTGTTTGCTGCATGCGTTTGTCCTCAAAGCCATGTAAGACCATCAGGTAAATACTAGGGACACATGGGGACAGTATGAGGCTCAGTGGGCTGAGCCTCTGTGTtactgatcagaaggttgctggttcaaactcGCTTTAGTAGAACAGCCACACCTGTAGGCCCTTCAATAACACCCgtgctgctgccccccccccccccccccaactccatgGGTGCTACTGCAGATCTTGTTCTCAGTTATgtctgtgtctcatggagagcaagatggagtcaATAGTACAATTATTATTACATGTGTTTCTGTGACACAGGTCATTTAACATGCTGTGTACCATCCTCCAAAACATTCAAAATGTCACGGGACAAATACCAAGCAGTTTCACGCACTCTGCTTTATTGCACTCAAAATTTGAACGAACATCTGCAAACGTCGTACTAAACACCAATTAACATGGACACAAAAGTCATGTGACAATAGTCATATGACAAAGAAAAACCCAACATCAATTAACTAAGAATATGCTTTTTTCTGTCTGTCATATGACTATAGTCTATGTGACTATTAGTCATGTgactattgtttttttttcatgtgactATTGTCACATGACTATAGTCATATGACAGAAAAAAACCCCAACATCAATTAACTAATATGCTTTTTTGTGTGTCATATGACTATTGTCACATGACAGAAAGAAAAACCCAGCATCAATCAACTAAGAATATGCTTTTTTCTGTTTGTCATATGACTAGTCATATGACTATTGTCACATGACTATGGTCATATGACTATTGTCACATGACTATAGTCATATGACAGAAAAAACCCCAACATCAATTAACTATGAATATGCTTTATTTCTGCGTGTCATATGACTTATCACATGACTATAGTCATATGACAGCTAGAAAAACCCAATGTGACTTATTAAGAATCAGCTTTTCTCTTTTCTGCAGTCTTTCAACATTTGGTAAACAAGTACAGGAACAGAAAAtgtcaaagaaaaaaatcaaatcCACTTGACAGGGGCCCTTCGCTGACTGATTCTTCACGCATCTGACATATATTTTACACTTAATATCATAAAGTCAGCTATTTACAGAAGAAATTCAGGGCAAgtaatgttcttatgttttatGTGTTTAGCACAAAACAACAACTCAAACCATAAAAGCCACTTTGTCTGCATGAAGGGCAGCTTTCTGCATATAcacagggtgaccagataatccatgtcagtgaGGACACTCTGacacataagacattcctctaagaccaggaatcattctcgtcacCCCATGTTGccccctttccaaggcagcaatgtccttcttaaggtatggtgaccaaacctgcacacaatattctaggtggggtcttaccaaggaatataatcgtagcatcacctcccttgacttaaactccacacgcctacagatgtaacccaacatcctattggcctttctaattgcttccccaaactGAAGAGAGTgcgacatggaagcatcaacatacacaccgaggtctttctcataatcagctacctttatttccgcGGAATCCATagaatatctgtactttatatttctgctccccgcatggattaccttacatttatctatgttaaatttcatctgtcaggtatcagcccagtcgctaattaaatccagatcccattgtagcctctgtgctgctagatcagtatctgctacatcacccaccttggtgtcgtctgcaaatttaaccagtttactgtacatattggtgtcaatatcattaatgtaaattaggaacagtagtggtcctaaaattgaaccctgcagtacaccactatgaatgcaggcccactgtgacattgtgccccTAATAACTActagctgcttcctgtctgttaaccagttttcgatccaaagCTGCTACAGTTACTAAAATCCcagcagctttgagcttaagcaagagctgttTGTGGGGGACGACATCAAAGGCCTCCTAGAAATCGAAGAAGATCACATCgcaggcctttttgtgatcaatttctcttgtagcttcctcaaagaactcaagtaaattctacaatttgattggttctctctctgcaCCCATCCCTGCAACCAATTCCTTCTGCCCACAGAATTCAATACTCTCATTAGCTGTAGTGGCCAATAactagaaagaaaaaaaaaaaacactttccaCTTAAAAAGTGTTTTCACCACATCGGTGTCCCACTTAATCCTCATGTAACACCTGTGTTCCGCCTCACTGGAGGGGCTGGACTAATTTATTTCACGATGCTCAAGTATTAATGTGACAGAATTATATTTATGGAAATTCTGCACAGACAgcgaaaaaagaaaacaatatatttaaaaaggaCAAACATCTTGGCTCTTTCCCACAATATGTTTTACATAACAGTCGTTAAAACACATGACAcatacaaataaatatatagtGGCATTTGATTTACACTTTTTATACCAAAACACAGTGAACAGAAATATGAACCTCATAAATATATGGAAAGTGCCAACACTCTAAATATAGAGAAATCTATCAAATATCAAAGGTATAAAAATGAAACGCGATTATAATGGGTGGAAGGGTTTCGCGTGTTTAGTTTGTAATACTTTGTATACTGTAATATTCAGAAGtgaatagttcaggtccaggaagtaaaaatccagaccaagattttgtttcaaccgaccaCTTGAGTACAAAGACTCGCAGTCACAGAGtgctcagctggttggctgaaacaaaatcttgctctggatttttacttactGGACTTGAGCTATCCACCTCTGGTAATATTCATCAGCAGGGGAGTTTCTATTGAACAgatcaggggctaagtcaagtttacctggggtATGACGTTTTTTTGTTGGCATTGGGGATAAAATTGGACCCACCGACGCCCATGTTCGTAAGCAGTCTGACCTAAAGCTCTGTCAGCCATTGTTGAGTTGAGGTAAGTGTCTGAAACCTTTAAATTTCTTCATTTCCTCTTATTAAGGATCTCTGCCACAAATGTGATGTCAGACTGAAAAAATCTCAATGGGGTCGAAGGAGCAGAACCGGCCCCACGTTCAGCCCCAGCAGCCAGAACGGCCCGCTGACTCGCTGGAGCGTCTTTTGGTTGGTGCTCCAGCGCCGCGTCTGTGCTGATGGGTCCGCCGTGTCTGTGCTGATCCGTCCGCACTGGCACAGACACCCCTTATATGTTGGAAACGGGGCTCCGTCCCTTGACGCCGTCCGGATCACAACGTCACAACTGTACATTCAGGATGATGGAGCAAAGGATGAAGATGGCGTAGAGGAAGAGCAAGCCAAAGCCCAGGCGACGGTCCAGCTTCCAGTGGTTCAGATGGACACTtgacacctggggggggggggggcgggaaacAGAGTGGGGAGGGAATTTAGGGACATCGCAGAAAAGATAATTCGACTGATACTAATTCAGCTACACCAGCAGTTATTCTTACAGAAGTACAAAGGAAATCTCACTAGCGCCCCCCAAAGCTGAATCCCTGTCCTGCATCTCACAAGGTAAtaccataaattaaaaaaaaatccattttaagTGACGCTGCAAATATACTGAGGCTTGGGTCTGAAGCTCtaggtttttttccccacacccaGCCGTGactctgctgccccctactgTCGACTTCTCACCACGCTTCACGGGATGGCCGTCACGCGGCGCGCTTAGCGTTCTGGGAACGGGCCGCCATGGACGCGTGCTGACACCTTCGTACCCCTTTACCCATGACCTGGACGAGCTGCCGGGCGCCAGCGGAACTTACCGTAAGAAAGACAGATGCCAGGAGCAGGATGACGGAGTATATCAGTCCCTTGTTCTTGATGGAAACCTACAATGGCAGAGAGACAACACGCCAAGACTAAGCCGTGAGCAAGAGGTCCGACCCAATTAAGGTCTAACagcaatagaaaaaaaaaactgtccgtTCTTTTGCAGGTTTCTCTACCTTCATGTTCTGCAGCCCCCACCTCTCCATCCCAGGATTAGAATCCTGTCTCGCACTCGCCTAACTGATCCGCTCCTCCTTATCCAGTCCAGTCACTATGAAATGTTTATGCAAATGCCCGATATTTTCCAAAACGAGGCACAGACTACGTAATTCATCATACGTGTTTTGCCAAAATTCAATgcagaataaaattaaattaactaCTGGACGCGATGAATGAATATGAGTAGCTTTAAAAAGAGGGACGTGATGTATTTTTAGACTAACGGGCGACACGACGGAGAGGAACGGGAAGAATGAAGCAGGTGTTAACTGTGGGCGTCTGAGAGAGGAGAGACGCCATGCTATTCATGAGCAGCTAATTGTCCACCAGActgacctctctctctctctctctctctctctctctctttctctctcatgACATGGAAGTGTGAGACACTTCAGCGCTAGTGTGGGAAAACGAAGAGAGAGGTCGAACAAATAGATTAATCTCCGGATTCTACACTTTCAACATTTGTcttgacaattttttttttcttttttcactatGCTAGCTTGCATCCCTTAAGAAGCAAatggctgaattaaaaaaatgtaaacacaagATGAAACTGGAGGAAGAAGGGAGATCAAGAAATCACGCGAGGAGACGATGGTACCTACTGCTGATCCATAGTCTACCACCAGGGTGCGCAATACCCAGGGAAAACCCAGCCCCAGGAGAATGTCGAAGATGTTGCTGCCTATGGAGTTGGACACTGCCATGTCCCCCAAGCCTGGACCCCGGGAACAACAGGGAGACAAAGAAGGCAAATGCTGACCTTCAAAAAAAGACAGATTTTATATACGCTttccacaaatgtattttttgtaaCGTGTTACTATAGGTAGACACAGATCACAATGTTTGAAGAAGTATGCATCACCAAAAGCATCCAAAGTGAGGTTTATTTTATGTCTACCTGAGATCCAAggaaaaaggttttttttttcatagaaaaatacaatttttatttGACAGGAGGAGGAAGTTGGCAAAATCCCACGCGTGTGATGTCACCATAAATCCCAAACAGATATGAGTCAAAAAAACATAACATCCTCTACAGGAGATAAAGAGGAATTGCTGGTTTCGTCAAGATATAAGAAAACTGAATGTAAAAATCCTGAAATCATGTATCTGGTATCATGCAATGGGTCATGGGGTCCAGTGTCCTTGATGCACCAGAAGTGCCTAATTTTATAACAATTAATTGCTGGTCGTAATTTACCCATAATTCCTCTGAATAATGCTGACATCTGCAGGGACCACCTGCATGGCACCAGATCCACATAGCAAGCTTGGTGTCAGTATAGAGGGCAAATAGCAAGTGGAGAATAACATGACAcaagatgataaaaaaaaatgcaggcgAATGTGCAGGCACCTTGGCGGGCGACTATGAGGCTGGCCATGCAGTCGGGCACGCTGGTGCCAGCGGCCAGGAAGGTGATGCCCATAATGAAGTCGGGGATGTCGAGTGTGAGGCTGATGATGGTGACCTGCAGAGACACAGGCCATGTCGTCATGTCGTCACTGCCCCAAGGCGGGTACCTTACCCTCTGGCCCTCATTAAAACCTTTAGGTGTCCGTGACAATGCCTGCATCTCGAACGCCAATTATTTCTCTCAGCTGCCATTTTTAGGACCCCGGGTGCACTGGTAAATAAACACCAGTGAATTTTACTCCACAATATCTGGCCTGTCTTCAAATGTTACACCGTTTTTTGGACCTTGCTTGTCCATGCAGTTGCACGTAAAAATGTATAACACACAGTTACTACACATTCAGTTTACAGGTTCACACCTAAAGACAATATTTTTCACGTTTAAGGGCCGAAAACTCATTTATTAGTAGAACTACTTTCTTCTGCCAATGATTAAACACATCCATTCAGATTCCATTGTGTTTTATGTCTGGGATTTTAAGTAAGAGTATACTCACACTAAGTGTGAGTAAGTGTACGTGTGATTGCTCCGTGCCAGGCCCCCTTCAGCTAGACTCTGGCATGGTATGAATACAGTGAGATGCAACTGACACACGCATACGCACAAATAAGTTATACTTTGACCAGACCTGGCAGGAACAGATCAGGTAGCAACAAATATTTAACAAACATGGCCGCTAAGGGATCACTTTGGTCTGTGGCAGAGGTGCAGTGTTTGCTGGGAATTTGGGCTGACGAAAGTATCCAGGAACAACTGGATGTAACACACAAAAAACGCTGAGGTATTTGGTAAAATACAGAACTATCTTAAACGTGCAGCACGACTAAATAAAAATCACTGCATTGCAAACTCAAACCTATAAGAGGGCCGTGTGTCATCACCCAGGGAAAAATGCACTGTGCAATTTCATAGTAAAACTGTAAACTTGTTTGACAGTTTTACTATGTACTTTCGCAGTTTCACCATGAATTTGTACAGTGAATTGGCACACTTTTAAGGGCTCTACTGTGAAACCTACAAACTCTAAACTTCACTGTCAGAATTATTAAACAGCAGAACAGGTGACCATGAACTTCAAAGTAAAACAAGACTTCACAGTTCTACTATAAAACATTTGTGGTCGAACCGTGAACTTTCTAGTATAACTATGAATAATTAAGATTTAACTTAACATTAACCACAATGTGAGTGCAGGCCAGTAGGGGAGTGCGTAGGGGAAATAACCGTGGCAACCAGGCTAAGTGTGAGTACACCCTGAAGTTAAATAGAATTAAAGATCGCACACTGATTCACTACTGTGATTTTCCTGGCTGGCACAACTTGCACGGTTATAGAAAATGAAGCAACATCCTTctaaccaatcagattcaagaatACTAATAAGCTCTTTGTTATGTTGTTATGTGATTGGCTAGTTCAGGGTTTAAATAACATATGGAGGTCTGCTGACCTACAGGAAATCTAACCATGTGATAGCATGTTACTCCTCTATATTCCCAGTCCTGACAGGTTATGCCTGTTACATAGGTACTTGTACTTAAACCACCTTTGTATGCTGAACCCTTGGTGCCGGCAGACCCGTCCGATGGAGCCCCTCTTACCATCCACACCATGAGGTAGGAGAAGACTGCGATCCACAGCGTGGAAATCACGAAGGTGACCATGAACCAGCGGCGCCATCGCGGGAGCACGCAGTTGGGCACAGTGCAGTAGAGCAGCAGCCTGAGGGGCCAGGACACCAGCCACTTTATGCGATCACAGCGCCCTCCTGTGGTGGGGAGGACACACAGTCATGACAAGGTCATGCAACTTAAGTATCCTTTAGCCTTGTCACATGAAAATAACATAAGACATTTTTGTTGCCATGGTGTTCTCTTACTATACTAAGCTATTCAAATATGCTACACTAATTGCTATACTAAAACTTACTACCACAGCACTACAAATGACACTCAGCAAAATGTGATCCTTTCACACTATACTAACAACTATTCTTATATGCTACACTAATCGCTATACTAAAACTTACTACCACAGCACTACAAATGACACTCGGCAAAATGTGATCCTTTCACACTATACTAACAACTATTCTTATATGCTACACTAATCGCTATACTAAAACTTACTACCACAGCACTACAAATGACACTCGGCAAAATGTGATCCTTTCACACTATACTAACAACTATTCTTATATGCTACACTAATCGCTATACTAAAACTTACTACCACAGCATTACAAATGACACTCAGCAAAATGTGATCCTTTTACACTATATTAATAACTATTTTAATAGGCTATACTAATCGCTATACTAAAACTTACTACCACAGCACTGCATAAGACTCTCAGCaaaatgtgaccctttaaaATAAAAGCGTTTCTTATCTATTTGAACGGGAATCTGCAGAGATCTGAATTTCGGGAAACCGTGAACGGCCTCCACCGTCACAGGCAGCACCCAGAGTGTTGTGTGGGACAATGGAAAATGTCACTGGTTACCAAGCTACTAttgacagccccacagcatcacgCAGGCagggctgaccccccccccagggtgacACTCACTGGGAATCCTAAAGGGGCTGAACAGTTCCTCTTCTTCATCATCTTCCTCTGCCTCCACGGGCCCTCCATTGCCCTCGGCAACCAACTCCTCCTTCGATCTGCTCTGTGCCCTCTCCACATCCCCAGCCTCTTCTGGAGACTGCCTTGTGGCCTCTGGGAGGTGGCTGCCTCCACCCTCCTGGCTTACACCCTTGGCTGCGACGACCCCCCCATTGCCGGCCGCAGAGTTCTGGGACAGCTGCTGCCTCTGTTGCCGTAGTGACAGGGAAAGAGAGAACAGCATTCGGGTGGAGCATTATATGGTGTACGAGCAAGGGCTCTAAAACCTTTCTCTTTTCGTTACCGTTTGATGCTTCCTGCGTATTCCAGGAATGTTCAGTTTGGGTCCAACTGCCCCCCTAAATGCTGCAGGGCGTCATTCACGCAGACAGCAGTGAAGGAAAACCTTCTGCAAATCCTCACCTCAGTGCCAAAATCCCTGAATagttttagtttttgttttcCCAAAAACAGCAGAACACTCCATCAACCCCTCGCTTCCAACACCAGCGCTCTGATACatttttttcaaaaacaaaaatgtatttataatatttttagccccatccattcatctttatTACAGGTTTGGTCTGAATTATGATTGATGAGTTATATTACCTATTTACTTCACAAGCTTATTTGTTTTaccttttacatttttattaacctACACAGCATCATAATATATATTGTAAGTACTTAAGAAACCTGTTTCATAAAGGAATATCCGTTTCCTGCGATCAGAGCTTCAGTCCCTTAACTACTGAGGCACTACTATACTAATCACTATACTAAAACTTACTACCAGAGTACTATAGTCCCATTAAGTATGGCGTCCCTTGCTGACCTCATTGATGAGTAGGCGGCTGGCCATGACCAGACGGGTGCGGGGGCAGAAGTGGCCTGTGATCATCACACGCATGCTGGCCTCGGAGAAGGAGATCTGCCGGGGGTGTGCCCTAAAGAGCTCGTCCACCATCACCACAGGGGGCTCGGCCGCTgacacgccccctgctgggcgAGGGGGACACCTGTCAGCCCGTGGATATCATGGCGGACCCTCGACCGCCATCGTCGCCTACCTTTCCTCAGCAGGATGGAGGAGAAGTCGCCGTTCGCCCCCCTGTTGGCTGCCACGCCATCATCCTGCAGGTCGCTCCCCCCGCAGGACGAGCCAGGCCTCCCGCAGTGCTGCTCCGCGATCCCAAAGATCCTGCTGTTGAACCTAGAAGATGCAGTTCACaccacagatagacagacacgcACATCAGTCTCCCTCCTGATAAATAATGTTCGCTAGCGACACCGAGCCCTGCTCTTGCCCACAGTAAGTATCTCTGCGCCAGTTTCCATTGCTCTCGAGAGATTCTCATCTCACTATATTTAGTGCTTAAAAGTTTCTCTGTGAAATAAGCAGTAATTGTGTGTCAAATGTACAAAATTTCCAGGAACACGTTAGACGTTTAAGGAGGGAGGCATATGATATTAATGCAACTCATCAGCATGTCTTTATACAGATGGATCTTCACTGAAGCATCTTAATATGCCTGTCAAAGGTACAACAAATGCCTCCTTAGCCACATTTGTGTTCACAGCTGCCCATAAAGTCAGTTCCTTAACCACTCTGGCACCTGGGGGGCACATGTTTGTCACACCCAGTTTGGTTTCTGTGACTTGTAATGATAAAAGGCTACATGTACCGGAACAGTCGAGATGCAGTGTGCGACCTTAGTGCGGCGTCAGGAAGCTCAGGTGATGCCCGCTGACCACCTGATCACATGATGCAAAACTTCCAATGAGAGCATTCCCTCAAGCCCGCCCCCACGGCCCCTATGACCAACCCACTATCCTTTGCTCCTCCCACTACTCCACCCCTAAGTGTGTGGCTGTAAATGATTGGGCGCTCACTTCATGATGAGGATGTAGAGGCCGTACATGGTGACCAGCAGCACAGATTCCCAcctatgatgggggggggggggtgaaacagAGGATGGTCAAAGATGGAGGCTGCGAATGGGCGGCTGGTGTTGCGCGTCTCCGCAAAACAGCTCTCCTGGATGGAGCATTACCCTCCCCCCAACCGTCTTTACACCCAATGAGAGCTCGACGACGATACTCACCAGACCACCCTCCCGTCGTAGACCACCTATGGAAACACGAGACGGCATGAAGCTCACATCTATCCTCTACCTATCTACTGCACCCTAGGGCTGAGCGATATCACATCGATATTATATCTCGCATGCgcgataatcaccagggctcCTGATGATGGGCAAAAATATTTGGCCGGACTCTAGTTTTTCAGCATTGTGTGGACGTTTATTTACGCCCACAATTTGTTAAGTGGATTACTAATGCGGCGAAAATATTTATAGGATGCATTTTGTGACACCCAAAAGTTAGAAATCTGCATAAACTTCTGTAtctttatgtttattaaattcagttagcCGAGTACACCACATGATATACGTCAGTGTGATACACACCTTGGCCTGTATTTATACAATCtgaacctgaactacccacaTGTGTCTGTAAAGGATTCCTTTTGTGGGTAACTTCTGCAATACTGACAATAACATTAACGGCatcgacaaacacacacacacacccacctgaATGGTATAGCCCATTTAAATAAATGCACAGCGTGGCAATTACTGTGTAGTAATGATAAAAATAACAGATATGCAATGGAgaactgggtatgggggggtggcatggtcgtgcagtggttagcactgttgcctcacacctctgggacccgggttcgagtctctgcctgggtcacatgtgtgtggagtttgcatgttctccccatgtcgtcgtggggtttcctccgggtactccggtttccccccacagtccaaaaacatgctgaggctaattggacttgctaaattgcccgtaggtgtgcatgtgtgagtgaatggtgtgtgagtgtgccctgcgatgggctggcccccccatcctgggttgttccctgcgtcatgcccattgcttccgggataggctccggaccccccagtaggataagtggtttggaagatggatggatggatggaactgggCATGATTATGCTGCTCTCACCAGGATGAGGGCTACCACTGAGAATAAGTAGAACAGGGAGTCCCGGAATAAGGGCCACCAAGTCAGGGAGATGGTCTGCAGGGAGAGAGGAGGCAGTACGTTAAGAATGTACTGTGATTAGCGGGTTGGGGATCTTTGCCTGTGATCCAGAAGGTCGGCAGGTCAAATCCCGGGGCCGGCAGACTGATGGTGTCCTTAGGCCCCTGAGTAAagcccttaatccccagcttCGGGGGTGAtgcacactggctgaccctgtgctgtgacccccccccccccccaagcttcctCTCACCTATACATGTATCTGTGTGGCTCACAGAGAGCGAGATGGGACATGTGAAAACGAGAATATCCTACCAGGAAAgaataaagtatcactattctGTTCTATAAGACAGGACAGAGATTCACAACATCCCAGACAGTGATGCGGACTGGGCCCTCTAGCGCACGACGTACCCGGTACGTGAAGACGCCGCAGATCCCGATGATGACCAGGATGTTGAAGACGGCCGAGCCGACGATTGTACCAACTCCCACGTCCCCTTTGGTGATGAACACACCTGGAAGAGTAAGAAGATCCTACTGACCAGCAGGAAGGGGTCGCGGGGTATCTGCTATGTGACAGTCACTCTCCTGccattatttagtatttgttcTCTTCAAATGTGGATATGTGATATATAATCTGATCTAGCCTGGATTGATCTAGTTTGGGTTGTGCGTAAACTCTCATAAGTCCTAAGCAGTCTGCAAGGTCACAGAAAGTACTTGACAAACTTGGCTGATGCCTGTGCTGACATCTATTGGATAAGAGTGGAACTGCGTGAAgtataaaataatgtaaaaacaGCATGACacttaggaaaaaaaaacaagaaattatGGCTGGagtggtttacttttatactctGTGCCAatcacagagagacagagcatTGGACGGAACTGACCAATCAGAGATGTAAAGAGTTCAGGGGCGGAGCTTCCAGCTGCCATGAAGGTAGCCCCTGCCACATCCTGACTTAGCTGCAGGTTCTGAAAGAGACACGTTATAATGCACAGCTATAATAGGGTCTCGGTGACAGAGCAGCAGTCACAGAGGAAAGCAGCGTTTCCCCAATCCGCTCCtcagggacccgcagacagtccacgtttttgcttccttctAATTCCAGGtaggactgtctggtagggagcaaaaatatggaccgaATGTGTGCGCCTGAGGATCAGACTGGGAAACGCTGGAGTAAAGGACCGTCTCTCTGTCTAGCATCTCTGGAAGAAGTACAGTGTGTTTGACGACATACCCCATCTGAGACTGACGCCACATATACCCCGCCTGGAGTTACAAAACAGACGTCATGGTAACAGCAGCCAGATAAGTAAAGCCGTACCAAGCCCAACTTCCAGGTCTGACAAGCAACCCTGGTGACTGGTATCTCCATCACACTGGAGAGGTCGGGCCAGAAACACAATGTATTTTTATACAGACCCTCAGAAACACTTTAGATGACTGAATACCAGAGACAACGTAGACCGTACCACAGCAACAAAGTCAAGGAGAGGAAATATTTCACgttttgtgtttttgcagcTACTATTAAATATTATTGTGTTGTAATATACTGGTGTACTTTTCACGGCAGCGTCAGAACAACTATCAACTGTtatacattttttctttaaacaaCCGTCTGTTTATTAACTAATTCTTCTCTTTGTATTTAACCGATAAACAGTGTGAGCAGGCAGCAGGTTCATGGGTAGATACCAAAAAAGTTCAGCGTTTGGAGAAGCAGCTGCCGTTAAATCAGCGTCTGATCCTGCGTCAGGCGACACAGATGGTCTAGCAGAGTACCAAGATTCGTGCGTCTCCAAAAGCAGTCGTCGATATTTCACGATATTTACATTCGGTTCGAGGTCGTTCGGCCTGACGAGACGCGTTGGAAGAACGGGCCAAATCTCACCTCGGATATCTTTTCGAGAGAAGGGACGAAGTATTCGTCACAGATGATGGCAAGTGCGTAGAACATGTAGACGGCCTATGAGAGGCAGGGAGAGAAGGTGGGGGAGATGGTTTACAGGATAAACAC from Brienomyrus brachyistius isolate T26 unplaced genomic scaffold, BBRACH_0.4 scaffold105, whole genome shotgun sequence carries:
- the LOC125727645 gene encoding sodium/potassium/calcium exchanger 3-like isoform X1, yielding MLPRQACAERNRNGSGMKAMMKKRGARLALRLGCCAVALLAFVGFSQLLQRTHSGSSRWTTRRLLQEAEENCTHRPRDVEFPDDIFTTEERRRGGMLLHVFCAVYMFYALAIICDEYFVPSLEKISENLQLSQDVAGATFMAAGSSAPELFTSLIGVFITKGDVGVGTIVGSAVFNILVIIGICGVFTYRTISLTWWPLFRDSLFYLFSVVALILVVYDGRVVWWESVLLVTMYGLYILIMKFNSRIFGIAEQHCGRPGSSCGGSDLQDDGVAANRGANGDFSSILLRKAGGVSAAEPPVVMVDELFRAHPRQISFSEASMRVMITGHFCPRTRLVMASRLLINERQQLSQNSAAGNGGVVAAKGVSQEGGGSHLPEATRQSPEEAGDVERAQSRSKEELVAEGNGGPVEAEEDDEEEELFSPFRIPRGRCDRIKWLVSWPLRLLLYCTVPNCVLPRWRRWFMVTFVISTLWIAVFSYLMVWMVTIISLTLDIPDFIMGITFLAAGTSVPDCMASLIVARQGLGDMAVSNSIGSNIFDILLGLGFPWVLRTLVVDYGSAVSIKNKGLIYSVILLLASVFLTVSSVHLNHWKLDRRLGFGLLFLYAIFILCSIILNVQL
- the LOC125727645 gene encoding sodium/potassium/calcium exchanger 3-like isoform X3; the protein is MLLHVFCAVYMFYALAIICDEYFVPSLEKISENLQLSQDVAGATFMAAGSSAPELFTSLIGVFITKGDVGVGTIVGSAVFNILVIIGICGVFTYRTISLTWWPLFRDSLFYLFSVVALILVVYDGRVVWWESVLLVTMYGLYILIMKFNSRIFGIAEQHCGRPGSSCGGSDLQDDGVAANRGANGDFSSILLRKAGGVSAAEPPVVMVDELFRAHPRQISFSEASMRVMITGHFCPRTRLVMASRLLINERQQLSQNSAAGNGGVVAAKGVSQEGGGSHLPEATRQSPEEAGDVERAQSRSKEELVAEGNGGPVEAEEDDEEEELFSPFRIPRGRCDRIKWLVSWPLRLLLYCTVPNCVLPRWRRWFMVTFVISTLWIAVFSYLMVWMVTIISLTLDIPDFIMGITFLAAGTSVPDCMASLIVARQGLGDMAVSNSIGSNIFDILLGLGFPWVLRTLVVDYGSAVSIKNKGLIYSVILLLASVFLTVSSVHLNHWKLDRRLGFGLLFLYAIFILCSIILNVQL
- the LOC125727645 gene encoding sodium/potassium/calcium exchanger 3-like isoform X2: MLPRQACAERNRNGSGMKAMMKKRGARLALRLGCCAVALLAFVGFSQLLQRTHSGSSRWTTRRLLQEAEENCTHRPRDVEFPDDIFTTEERRRGGMLLHVFCAVYMFYALAIICDEYFVPSLEKISENLQLSQDVAGATFMAAGSSAPELFTSLIGVFITKGDVGVGTIVGSAVFNILVIIGICGVFTYRTISLTWWPLFRDSLFYLFSVVALILVVYDGRVVWWESVLLVTMYGLYILIMKFNSRIFGIAEQHCGRPGSSCGGSDLQDDGVAANRGANGDFSSILLRKGGVSAAEPPVVMVDELFRAHPRQISFSEASMRVMITGHFCPRTRLVMASRLLINERQQLSQNSAAGNGGVVAAKGVSQEGGGSHLPEATRQSPEEAGDVERAQSRSKEELVAEGNGGPVEAEEDDEEEELFSPFRIPRGRCDRIKWLVSWPLRLLLYCTVPNCVLPRWRRWFMVTFVISTLWIAVFSYLMVWMVTIISLTLDIPDFIMGITFLAAGTSVPDCMASLIVARQGLGDMAVSNSIGSNIFDILLGLGFPWVLRTLVVDYGSAVSIKNKGLIYSVILLLASVFLTVSSVHLNHWKLDRRLGFGLLFLYAIFILCSIILNVQL